A single region of the Streptomyces sp. NBC_00236 genome encodes:
- a CDS encoding TIGR03564 family F420-dependent LLM class oxidoreductase translates to MTVGVALSATGSANQIDATVQLAGEAAAAGLRSAWFGQTFGADSPQLAAIVGREVPGLQVGTSAIPVFGRHPLLVSSQAQTAQAATHGRYHLGLALGTKPLTEAGFGIPYERPIARLREFLTALRQLTETGSADFHGELLTATTPLPARVPGAEGGVPLLVAAMGPQALRASGELADGILPYLAGPRALAEHIVPAVTAAAEAAGRPAPRIVALVHGVVTGDTEAARRTATEQLAFYEQFPSYARVVELSGAARAGDVAVIGDEKAVAAEVRRYRDAGATEVVFSGTDLAGEDDRRRTWELLGELAG, encoded by the coding sequence ATGACTGTGGGAGTAGCGCTCAGCGCGACCGGATCCGCCAACCAGATCGACGCCACCGTGCAGCTCGCCGGGGAGGCCGCCGCCGCGGGGCTGCGGTCCGCCTGGTTCGGGCAGACCTTCGGCGCGGATTCCCCCCAGCTCGCGGCGATCGTCGGGCGCGAGGTGCCCGGACTCCAGGTGGGCACGTCCGCGATCCCGGTCTTCGGACGCCATCCGCTGCTGGTCTCCAGCCAGGCCCAGACCGCGCAGGCGGCCACGCACGGCCGTTACCACCTCGGGCTCGCGCTCGGCACGAAGCCGCTGACCGAGGCCGGCTTCGGCATCCCCTACGAGCGCCCCATCGCCCGCCTGCGCGAGTTCCTCACCGCGCTGCGGCAGCTCACCGAGACCGGCAGCGCCGACTTCCACGGCGAGCTGCTCACGGCGACGACCCCGCTCCCCGCGCGCGTGCCCGGGGCGGAGGGCGGCGTCCCCCTGCTCGTGGCCGCGATGGGCCCGCAGGCGCTGCGGGCCAGCGGCGAGCTGGCGGACGGGATCCTGCCCTACCTCGCGGGTCCCCGGGCCCTCGCCGAGCACATCGTCCCGGCGGTCACCGCCGCCGCCGAGGCCGCGGGCCGCCCCGCGCCCCGGATCGTGGCACTGGTGCACGGCGTGGTCACGGGCGACACCGAAGCCGCCCGCCGGACTGCCACGGAGCAGCTCGCGTTCTACGAACAGTTCCCGTCGTACGCGCGGGTCGTCGAGCTCTCGGGCGCCGCACGGGCCGGTGACGTGGCCGTGATCGGCGACGAGAAGGCGGTGGCCGCCGAGGTCCGGCGTTACCGGGACGCCGGGGCGACCGAGGTGGTGTTCTCGGGGACGGACCTGGCCGGAGAGGACGACCGGCGGCGGACCTGGGAACTGCTCGGGGAACTGGCGGGCTGA
- a CDS encoding glyceraldehyde-3-phosphate dehydrogenase, translated as MTVNDDSFTNWMHREEIAESMIPIIGKLHRERDVTVLLHSRSLVNKSVVSILKTHRFARQIDGEELSVTETLPFLQALTTLDLGPSQIDIGMLAATYKADDRGLSEAEFTAGAVAGATGANKIERRESRDVVLYGFGRIGRLLARLLIEKAGSGNGLRLRAIVVRKGAGQDIVKRASLLRRDSIHGQFQGTITVDEANNKIIANGNEIQVIYSDDPTSVDYTAYGINDAILIDNTGKWRDREGLSNHLRPGIDKVVLTAPGKGDVLNVVHGVNHDMIKPDEQIISCASCTTNAIVPPLKAMADEYGVLRGHVETIHSFTNDQNLLDNYHNSDRRGRSAPLNMVITETGAASAVAKALPDLEATITGSSIRVPVPDVSIAILSLKLGRETNREEVLDYLRDVSLTSPLKRQIDFTTAPDAVSSDFIGSRHASIVDAGPTQVDGDNAILYLWYDNEFGYSCQVIRVVQYVSGVEYPTYPEPVH; from the coding sequence GTGACTGTCAATGACGACTCGTTCACCAATTGGATGCACCGCGAAGAGATCGCGGAGTCGATGATCCCGATCATCGGGAAGCTGCACCGCGAGAGGGACGTCACCGTCCTTCTGCACAGCCGCTCCCTGGTGAACAAGTCGGTGGTGAGCATCCTCAAGACCCACCGATTCGCCCGGCAGATCGACGGCGAGGAGCTCTCGGTCACCGAGACCCTGCCGTTCCTCCAGGCCCTCACCACCCTCGATCTCGGCCCCTCCCAGATCGACATCGGCATGCTCGCCGCGACGTACAAGGCCGATGACCGCGGCCTTTCCGAGGCGGAGTTCACCGCCGGTGCGGTCGCGGGCGCCACGGGTGCCAACAAGATCGAGCGCCGCGAGTCCCGTGACGTCGTGCTGTACGGCTTCGGCCGCATCGGCCGTCTGCTGGCCCGGCTGCTCATCGAGAAGGCCGGTTCCGGCAACGGTCTGCGGCTGCGCGCCATCGTCGTCCGCAAGGGTGCGGGCCAGGACATCGTGAAGCGCGCCTCGCTGCTGCGCCGTGACTCCATCCACGGTCAGTTCCAGGGCACGATCACCGTCGACGAGGCGAACAACAAGATCATCGCCAATGGCAACGAGATCCAGGTGATCTACTCCGACGACCCGACGTCGGTGGACTACACGGCGTACGGCATCAACGACGCCATCCTGATCGACAACACCGGCAAGTGGCGTGACCGCGAGGGCCTCTCGAACCACCTGCGCCCGGGCATCGACAAGGTCGTCCTGACCGCGCCGGGCAAGGGCGACGTCCTCAACGTCGTGCACGGCGTCAACCACGACATGATCAAGCCGGACGAGCAGATCATCTCGTGCGCCTCGTGCACCACCAACGCGATCGTCCCGCCGCTCAAGGCGATGGCGGACGAGTACGGCGTCCTGCGCGGGCACGTGGAGACGATCCACTCGTTCACCAACGACCAGAACCTGCTGGACAACTACCACAACTCCGACCGCCGCGGCCGCTCCGCGCCGCTCAACATGGTGATCACCGAGACCGGTGCCGCCTCCGCCGTCGCCAAGGCCCTTCCCGACCTCGAAGCGACGATCACGGGCAGCTCCATCCGGGTGCCGGTGCCGGACGTCTCGATCGCCATCCTGAGCCTGAAGCTCGGCCGCGAGACGAACCGCGAAGAGGTCCTGGACTACCTCCGCGACGTGTCGCTCACCTCGCCGCTCAAGCGTCAGATCGACTTCACGACCGCTCCCGACGCGGTGTCGAGCGACTTCATCGGCTCACGCCACGCCTCCATCGTCGACGCGGGCCCCACCCAGGTCGACGGCGACAACGCGATCCTCTACCTCTGGTACGACAACGAGTTCGGCTACTCCTGCCAGGTCATCCGGGTCGTGCAGTACGTCTCCGGCGTGGAGTACCCCACGTACCCCGAACCGGTCCACTGA
- the fusA gene encoding elongation factor G: MRTELHRQHTSALADVRNLGILAHVDAGKTTVTERILYATGTTHKRGEVHDGTTITDFDSQERDRGITIFAAAVSCTWAGHRINLIDTPGHVDFADEVERSLRVLDGAIAVFDAVAGVEPQSESVWRQADRYAVPRIAFVNKLDRAGADLDTAVASIRERLHVIPLVVQLPIGHEDGFTGVVDLLRMRALTWADGSGTYEEGDVPDELRDDAQRRRRLLEETVAELHPGALEEFCARSELSGRTLAGALRELTRTGEGVVVLCGSAYRNRGVEPLLEAVVAYLPSPLDVPPVRGTLGEAVQERAADPAAPFAALAFKVNATATGRLTYLRVYSGTIRKGETVLDVGARRNERIGRILRVRADRHVDVDTAVAGDIVAVIGPKAARAGATLCAPDAPLVLEPPTVADPVVSVAVEASRSTDTERLMAALVRLVEEDPSLAVRTDSETGQTVLSGMGELHLEVAAEKIRRAHGLEVRVGRPQVAYRETVTRGVSGLVYRHVKQDGGAGQFAHVVIDVEPWEDETGGAAGAVEFAFRSAVVGGRVPQEYVRAVEAGCRDALLEGPVGGHPVTGVRVTLTDGATHPKDSSEMAFRTAGRFALREALRSSAMVLLEPVVELTATVPDEAVGGVLGDLAARRGRVSGSTARAGAAVITATVPLAELFGYATRLRSRTQGRGTFTTRATGYAPAPAPVSG; this comes from the coding sequence GTGCGTACCGAACTGCACCGTCAACACACCAGCGCACTCGCCGACGTTCGCAATCTGGGCATCCTCGCCCACGTCGACGCCGGCAAGACCACCGTCACCGAGCGGATCCTCTATGCGACGGGAACCACCCACAAGCGCGGCGAGGTTCACGACGGCACGACCATCACCGACTTCGACTCCCAGGAACGCGACCGCGGCATCACCATCTTCGCCGCCGCCGTGAGCTGCACCTGGGCGGGGCACCGGATCAATCTGATCGACACTCCGGGGCACGTCGACTTCGCCGACGAGGTCGAGCGTTCGCTCCGGGTACTGGACGGTGCGATCGCCGTGTTCGACGCGGTCGCGGGAGTGGAACCGCAGAGCGAGTCCGTGTGGCGCCAGGCCGACCGATACGCCGTGCCGCGCATCGCGTTCGTCAACAAGCTCGACCGGGCCGGTGCGGACCTCGACACGGCGGTCGCGTCGATCCGGGAGCGGCTGCACGTGATTCCGCTCGTGGTGCAGCTGCCGATCGGGCACGAGGACGGGTTCACGGGAGTGGTGGATCTGCTCCGCATGCGGGCGCTCACCTGGGCGGACGGCAGTGGCACGTACGAGGAAGGGGACGTACCCGATGAGCTGCGGGACGATGCGCAGCGTCGCCGGCGGCTCCTTGAGGAGACGGTGGCGGAGCTCCACCCGGGCGCACTGGAGGAGTTCTGCGCCCGGTCGGAGCTCTCCGGGCGGACACTGGCCGGCGCGCTGCGTGAGCTGACCCGTACCGGTGAGGGTGTCGTGGTGCTGTGCGGTTCGGCCTACCGCAACCGCGGTGTCGAACCGCTGTTGGAGGCCGTCGTGGCGTATCTCCCCTCCCCGCTGGACGTGCCGCCGGTACGGGGCACGCTCGGCGAGGCGGTGCAGGAGCGGGCCGCCGATCCGGCGGCACCGTTCGCCGCGCTCGCCTTCAAGGTCAACGCGACCGCGACGGGCCGGCTGACCTATCTGCGGGTGTACTCGGGAACGATCAGGAAGGGGGAGACGGTGCTGGACGTCGGGGCGCGGCGCAACGAACGCATCGGCCGGATCCTGCGGGTCCGGGCGGACCGGCACGTCGACGTCGACACGGCAGTGGCCGGGGACATCGTCGCGGTCATCGGCCCCAAGGCGGCCCGGGCCGGTGCCACCCTGTGCGCACCGGACGCCCCGCTCGTCCTGGAACCGCCGACGGTGGCCGATCCGGTCGTGTCGGTGGCCGTGGAGGCGAGTCGGAGCACCGACACGGAACGGCTGATGGCGGCGCTCGTCCGGCTGGTGGAGGAGGATCCGTCGCTTGCCGTACGGACGGACTCCGAGACGGGTCAAACGGTGCTCTCGGGCATGGGCGAACTGCATCTGGAGGTGGCGGCGGAGAAGATCCGCCGCGCCCACGGCCTGGAGGTCCGGGTCGGCCGGCCGCAGGTCGCCTACCGGGAGACGGTCACCCGTGGCGTCTCCGGTCTGGTCTACCGGCACGTCAAACAGGACGGCGGAGCCGGACAGTTCGCCCATGTGGTCATCGACGTCGAGCCGTGGGAGGACGAGACCGGCGGCGCCGCCGGCGCGGTGGAGTTCGCGTTCCGTTCGGCTGTCGTCGGGGGACGGGTTCCGCAGGAGTACGTGCGGGCGGTCGAGGCCGGCTGCCGGGACGCCCTGCTGGAGGGGCCCGTCGGCGGGCATCCGGTGACCGGGGTGCGTGTGACGCTGACCGATGGCGCCACCCATCCGAAGGACTCCTCGGAGATGGCCTTCCGTACCGCCGGACGGTTCGCGCTGCGCGAGGCGCTGCGCTCCAGTGCGATGGTGCTGCTGGAGCCGGTGGTCGAACTCACGGCGACGGTGCCCGACGAGGCCGTCGGCGGGGTGCTCGGCGATCTGGCCGCGCGGCGCGGCCGGGTGTCCGGCTCCACGGCACGCGCAGGTGCGGCGGTGATCACGGCGACCGTGCCCCTGGCCGAGCTGTTCGGCTACGCGACGCGGCTGCGCAGCCGGACGCAGGGCCGGGGCACGTTCACCACACGGGCCACCGGCTACGCCCCGGCACCGGCCCCGGTGTCCGGCTGA
- a CDS encoding DUF2510 domain-containing protein, with the protein MTQTSPPGWHPDPGYTGFGPIQERWWDGTQWTDQLRVPPAALRSRRIRIGAGVTAAVVVLAAIGGGVYLLNDDSGSTGNSATAPSASPSPAPSRQPGAPGGSGGNGGGEPSPEQQQPQTEDGYATDMASGISIPVPDGWTGESGMGAGVTTGTYACPGATGEKCVRGGVFSVPAGALKLTTKTAKATAEKDIAANAEESYGEKIYGGITSHEQLKSEAVTVAGQQGYRVRWKVVTKTGDDGYVESLAFPSPHSPDLLIVVRSGFDINPKAPGLSVLDTITKGIKAASGTGSGPGTNA; encoded by the coding sequence GTGACGCAGACGAGCCCGCCCGGCTGGCATCCAGACCCCGGGTACACAGGATTTGGCCCCATCCAGGAACGCTGGTGGGACGGCACTCAGTGGACCGATCAGCTCCGGGTCCCGCCCGCAGCCCTCCGCAGCCGGCGCATACGCATCGGCGCCGGTGTCACGGCCGCCGTGGTGGTCCTCGCCGCCATCGGCGGCGGCGTGTACCTGCTGAACGACGACTCCGGTTCGACCGGCAACTCCGCGACGGCACCGTCCGCCTCGCCGTCCCCGGCCCCCAGCCGTCAACCCGGCGCACCGGGCGGCAGCGGAGGCAACGGCGGCGGTGAACCGTCCCCCGAGCAGCAGCAGCCTCAGACCGAGGACGGCTACGCGACGGACATGGCCAGCGGGATCAGCATCCCGGTCCCCGACGGCTGGACGGGCGAGTCGGGCATGGGGGCCGGCGTGACCACCGGTACGTACGCCTGCCCCGGCGCCACCGGGGAGAAGTGCGTGCGCGGCGGAGTGTTCTCCGTACCGGCCGGCGCACTGAAGCTGACCACGAAGACCGCGAAGGCCACGGCCGAGAAGGACATCGCGGCCAACGCCGAGGAATCGTACGGCGAGAAGATCTACGGCGGCATCACTTCGCACGAGCAGCTGAAGTCCGAGGCGGTCACGGTGGCCGGTCAGCAGGGCTACCGGGTGCGCTGGAAGGTCGTCACGAAGACCGGCGACGACGGCTACGTCGAATCCCTCGCGTTCCCCTCTCCCCATTCCCCGGACCTGCTGATCGTCGTCCGCTCCGGCTTCGACATCAATCCCAAGGCCCCCGGCCTCTCCGTGCTGGACACCATCACCAAGGGCATCAAGGCCGCCTCGGGCACGGGTTCCGGCCCGGGCACCAACGCGTAG
- a CDS encoding ATP-binding protein, whose translation MTPYLPDVAAWLLFAALVAVGALALRYRAAAARRAERVASLEQALRAQDEEARHLLERRLPALQDVLSQGRPGDIPGPLHPDLTGTPFVQAQDGVLDLFRQVAEDAEQASQGLLLAVARKLQGLANNQQMKITEMNQRHDAPEFLQDLMDIDHTNAQILRRAVGMAVICKAWPGRQHNDTPLYDVVRGAVGRILDYKRVQIVRIEDSRAVSGRAVEALVVTLAELLENATRSSSPSTPVQVHVQLTHGGVAVVIEDAGVGLNAAEREKASRLLHDEALGVAGLGSPPRFGLAACGALARRYGFKVSVDSASAFGGMRAVVNIPTALLTDATRAPRTPAVTMVPAAVAPVDAPAAQAVAAEPSGITAAPAAPAVAPAPAAPAAAAAEAEQARPTTVGGLPKRVRQRAAAPPAAPAATAGAPAPGAARRTPREAAAPLDAFLRGSQAAAHHRPTTEGNPEA comes from the coding sequence ATGACCCCATATCTGCCGGACGTGGCCGCTTGGCTGCTGTTCGCGGCCCTCGTAGCCGTCGGAGCCCTGGCGCTCCGTTACCGCGCTGCCGCCGCCCGTCGCGCCGAACGTGTCGCCTCCCTCGAACAGGCCCTGCGCGCACAGGACGAGGAGGCCCGGCACCTGCTTGAGCGGCGGCTACCGGCCCTCCAGGACGTGCTCTCCCAGGGCAGGCCCGGCGACATCCCCGGGCCGCTGCACCCGGACCTGACCGGGACACCTTTCGTGCAGGCCCAGGACGGCGTGCTCGACCTCTTCCGGCAGGTCGCCGAGGACGCCGAACAGGCCTCCCAGGGACTGTTGTTGGCCGTGGCCCGCAAGCTCCAGGGGCTGGCGAACAACCAGCAGATGAAGATCACCGAGATGAACCAGCGCCATGACGCGCCGGAGTTCCTCCAGGATCTGATGGACATCGACCACACCAACGCCCAGATCCTGCGCCGGGCCGTCGGCATGGCCGTCATCTGCAAGGCGTGGCCCGGACGCCAGCACAACGACACCCCGCTGTACGACGTCGTACGCGGCGCCGTCGGCCGGATCCTCGACTACAAACGGGTGCAGATCGTCCGCATCGAGGACTCCCGGGCCGTGTCGGGCCGTGCGGTGGAAGCCCTCGTGGTGACCCTCGCCGAACTCCTGGAGAACGCCACTCGTTCGTCCAGCCCGAGCACCCCCGTCCAGGTGCACGTCCAGCTCACGCACGGCGGCGTGGCCGTGGTGATCGAGGACGCCGGTGTGGGGCTGAACGCCGCCGAGCGCGAGAAGGCGTCCCGGCTGCTGCACGACGAGGCGCTCGGCGTCGCCGGCCTCGGCAGCCCGCCGAGGTTCGGACTCGCCGCCTGCGGCGCGCTCGCCCGGCGCTACGGCTTCAAGGTCTCGGTGGACTCCGCCTCCGCCTTCGGCGGCATGCGGGCCGTCGTCAACATCCCCACCGCGCTGCTCACCGACGCGACCAGGGCCCCGAGGACGCCCGCCGTGACCATGGTTCCCGCCGCGGTGGCTCCGGTGGACGCACCCGCGGCACAGGCGGTCGCCGCCGAGCCCTCCGGGATCACCGCCGCCCCGGCCGCGCCCGCGGTGGCTCCCGCGCCTGCCGCCCCCGCTGCCGCGGCAGCCGAGGCAGAGCAGGCCAGGCCGACCACCGTCGGCGGACTGCCCAAGCGGGTACGGCAGAGGGCCGCCGCCCCGCCCGCCGCCCCGGCGGCGACGGCCGGCGCCCCGGCGCCCGGCGCCGCACGCCGCACCCCGCGCGAGGCCGCCGCCCCGCTCGACGCCTTCCTGCGCGGCAGCCAGGCCGCCGCGCACCATCGACCGACCACCGAGGGGAACCCCGAGGCATGA
- a CDS encoding roadblock/LC7 domain-containing protein yields MTQNRDAWMLNQVIDQPEVYDAILVAADGLVMAFSPGLDRDQADRIAAALSGVQATSSATAMFCRAPADSWRQSLVEFDGGFVITIHAGDSTYLSVATSGAADVGQVAFRMHEVVDQLGREMGSEPRQDVGSPR; encoded by the coding sequence ATGACCCAGAACCGCGACGCCTGGATGCTCAATCAGGTGATCGACCAGCCCGAGGTCTACGACGCGATCCTGGTCGCGGCGGACGGTCTGGTGATGGCCTTCTCGCCAGGGCTCGACCGCGACCAGGCCGACCGCATCGCGGCTGCCCTGTCCGGGGTGCAGGCCACCAGCAGCGCCACCGCGATGTTCTGCCGGGCCCCCGCCGACTCCTGGCGTCAGAGCCTGGTCGAGTTCGACGGCGGCTTCGTGATCACCATCCACGCCGGCGACTCGACCTATCTGTCCGTGGCCACCTCGGGGGCCGCCGACGTCGGCCAGGTCGCGTTCCGCATGCACGAGGTGGTCGACCAGCTCGGCCGGGAGATGGGCAGCGAGCCCCGCCAGGACGTCGGCAGTCCGAGGTGA
- a CDS encoding DUF742 domain-containing protein, protein MRSFVLTGGRARPTRNTHVLDVITMVTSVPDRSVAGLLPEQLAVVELCRGGYLSVIEVAGHLGQPLTVTRVLLGDLLDTGHIVTRVPAPAVPAANSAAGERAATAHILEKLLHGLQAL, encoded by the coding sequence GTGCGCTCGTTCGTCCTCACCGGCGGACGGGCGCGGCCCACCCGCAACACCCATGTCCTGGACGTGATCACGATGGTGACCAGCGTCCCGGACCGGTCCGTGGCCGGACTGCTGCCCGAACAGCTGGCCGTGGTCGAACTGTGCCGCGGCGGCTATCTGTCGGTCATCGAGGTCGCGGGCCATCTCGGCCAGCCCCTCACCGTCACCCGCGTCCTGCTCGGCGACCTGCTCGACACCGGCCACATCGTCACCCGGGTCCCCGCGCCCGCCGTGCCCGCCGCGAACTCCGCGGCGGGAGAGCGGGCCGCCACCGCACACATCTTGGAGAAGTTGCTGCATGGCCTCCAGGCTCTTTGA
- a CDS encoding GTP-binding protein, which produces MASRLFDGIYVRDTVQLTAKLMVVGPFGVGKTTLIGAVSEIEPLRTEEVMTQAGAAVDDISGVPGKTTTTVAMDFGRVTLADDLALYLFGTPGQQRFAQIWQDLARGAYGALVIGDSRSLDQSFEALAMVESYGLPYIVALNRFPDTPQYPEAELREALDLDPGTPLIMCDARDRESAKNALIELVRYLFARHQEMS; this is translated from the coding sequence ATGGCCTCCAGGCTCTTTGACGGTATCTACGTCCGCGACACGGTGCAGCTGACCGCCAAACTCATGGTGGTCGGACCGTTCGGCGTGGGCAAGACCACTCTGATCGGCGCCGTCAGCGAGATCGAGCCGCTGCGGACCGAGGAGGTCATGACCCAGGCCGGCGCGGCGGTCGACGACATCAGCGGCGTACCCGGCAAGACCACCACCACGGTCGCCATGGACTTCGGCCGGGTCACGCTCGCCGACGACCTGGCCCTGTACCTCTTCGGCACCCCCGGCCAGCAGCGGTTCGCCCAGATCTGGCAGGACCTGGCCCGCGGGGCCTACGGAGCCCTCGTCATCGGTGACTCCCGCAGCCTCGACCAGTCCTTCGAGGCGCTCGCCATGGTCGAGAGCTACGGGCTGCCGTACATCGTCGCCCTCAACCGCTTCCCCGACACCCCGCAGTATCCGGAGGCCGAGCTGCGCGAAGCCCTGGACCTCGACCCCGGTACGCCGCTGATCATGTGCGACGCCCGGGACCGCGAGTCCGCGAAGAACGCGCTGATCGAGCTCGTCAGGTATCTGTTCGCCCGCCACCAGGAGATGTCGTGA
- a CDS encoding cytochrome P450, which translates to MTSLPTDTGTGSAPPPGCPAHQPTREATASGLPVLYGAEFAADPHATYDRLRADGVAHRVELAPGVEAVLVTGYDAALEVLRSPYFSKDARRWTALAEGKVPADNQVVPMMGWRPSLWFADGERHLRLRASVDDALGRVNPHQLRTYVQRSAAQLIDRFAGDGEADLVAQYADPIPALVFAQLFGCPDGLTARMASACSRMMDAEPAVAHAGGGELAMFLGELIGVKRQKPGADLTTWLLNHPSALTDEEMIHQLVVLIGAGTVPQTAWISTGTMMLLADERFASDLTGGSLTVADALNEVLWLHSPLSNFSFVYAVHDHTLRDQRTGAETHIPAGVPVLISHAAANTDPTLDVDSGQRAANTSHLAFGAGPHACPARDTAGVIAEVAIEMLLDRLPDMALAVNATELAWRPGPFHRALTALPVTFAPARTSSTEPSDASVGESWNPADAPSSTRPAPISTPRPPGSAPKAPRRWWSFLVRSRPGR; encoded by the coding sequence GTGACCTCGCTGCCCACCGATACCGGTACCGGCTCGGCCCCACCGCCGGGCTGCCCCGCCCACCAGCCCACCCGGGAGGCGACGGCATCGGGTCTTCCCGTTCTGTACGGGGCGGAGTTCGCCGCGGACCCGCACGCCACCTACGACCGGCTGCGGGCCGACGGCGTCGCCCACCGGGTCGAGCTGGCCCCCGGCGTCGAGGCCGTGCTCGTCACCGGCTACGACGCGGCCCTCGAGGTGCTGCGCAGCCCGTACTTCAGCAAGGACGCCCGGCGCTGGACCGCGCTGGCCGAGGGCAAGGTCCCGGCCGACAACCAGGTCGTCCCCATGATGGGCTGGCGGCCCAGCCTCTGGTTCGCCGACGGCGAGCGCCACCTGCGGCTGCGGGCCTCGGTCGACGACGCGCTCGGCCGCGTCAACCCGCACCAGCTGCGCACCTACGTGCAGCGCAGCGCCGCCCAGCTCATCGACAGGTTCGCCGGTGACGGCGAGGCCGACCTGGTCGCCCAGTACGCCGACCCGATCCCGGCCCTCGTCTTCGCCCAGCTCTTCGGCTGCCCGGACGGACTCACCGCGCGGATGGCCTCGGCCTGCAGCCGGATGATGGACGCCGAACCGGCCGTCGCCCATGCCGGTGGCGGTGAACTCGCCATGTTTCTGGGTGAGTTGATCGGAGTGAAGCGGCAGAAGCCGGGTGCGGACCTCACCACCTGGCTGCTGAACCACCCGTCCGCGCTGACCGACGAGGAGATGATCCACCAGCTGGTCGTGCTGATCGGTGCCGGGACGGTGCCGCAGACCGCCTGGATCTCCACCGGCACGATGATGCTGCTCGCCGACGAGCGCTTCGCCAGCGACCTGACCGGCGGCAGCCTCACGGTGGCCGACGCACTCAACGAAGTGCTGTGGCTGCACTCGCCGTTGTCGAACTTCTCGTTCGTCTACGCGGTCCACGACCACACCCTGCGCGACCAGCGCACCGGCGCCGAGACCCACATCCCGGCAGGCGTGCCGGTCCTGATCAGCCACGCGGCGGCGAACACCGACCCGACGCTGGACGTGGACTCCGGGCAGCGCGCGGCGAACACCTCGCACCTGGCCTTCGGGGCGGGCCCGCACGCCTGCCCCGCCCGGGACACCGCCGGTGTCATCGCAGAGGTCGCCATCGAGATGCTGCTCGACCGCCTCCCCGACATGGCGCTCGCCGTCAATGCCACGGAACTGGCGTGGCGCCCGGGCCCGTTCCACCGCGCGCTCACCGCCCTCCCGGTGACGTTCGCCCCCGCTCGTACGTCGTCCACCGAACCGTCCGACGCCTCCGTAGGAGAATCATGGAATCCAGCCGATGCCCCGTCCTCGACTCGTCCGGCGCCGATCTCCACGCCGAGGCCGCCCGGCTCCGCGCCGAAGGCTCCGCGACGCTGGTGGAGCTTCCTGGTGAGGTCACGGCCTGGTCGGTGA
- a CDS encoding cytochrome P450 family protein: MTRHDVIRELAADRRVSRDPRQHWPALESVPQDWSLNVWVRVVSAFTSYGADHRRLRNLISTAFTPRRTEALRPLVQALVDRLIAELKEAAPGESVDLRARFAYVIPTEVICDLFGVPADMRSWMRRVIDAALNTGASPEQAAADYGDLFGCMAALIAAKRAEPGEDMTSDLIAARDGEAKLDEEQLVSTLILMIGAGSETAVNLISHAAIALVTHPEQLALVRAGEIGWDAVIEETLRRDAPIMHMPLRYAVEDIDLGDVVIKKGDAILLAFGAAGRDPAVHGDGACEFDATRESMDHLAFGHGVHFCLGAPLGRMEADIALRALFGAFPDLALAVPESELVPQASFIAHGYQQLPVILRPAEVAAV; the protein is encoded by the coding sequence GTGACCCGGCACGACGTCATCAGGGAACTCGCTGCCGACCGTCGCGTCTCCCGCGACCCCCGGCAGCACTGGCCCGCCCTCGAATCCGTTCCGCAGGACTGGTCGCTGAACGTCTGGGTCCGGGTGGTGAGCGCCTTCACCTCCTACGGTGCCGACCACCGCCGGCTGCGCAACCTGATCTCCACGGCGTTCACCCCGCGCCGCACCGAGGCGCTGCGCCCGCTGGTCCAGGCGCTCGTCGACCGGCTGATCGCGGAGCTGAAGGAGGCCGCCCCCGGCGAGAGCGTCGACCTGCGCGCGCGGTTCGCCTACGTCATCCCCACCGAGGTCATCTGCGACCTGTTCGGTGTGCCGGCGGACATGCGGTCCTGGATGAGGCGGGTCATCGACGCGGCGCTGAACACGGGGGCCAGCCCCGAGCAGGCGGCGGCCGACTACGGGGACCTGTTCGGCTGCATGGCGGCCCTGATCGCGGCCAAGCGCGCCGAGCCCGGCGAGGACATGACCAGTGACCTCATCGCGGCCCGTGACGGCGAGGCCAAGCTGGACGAGGAACAGCTCGTCTCCACGCTGATCCTCATGATCGGCGCCGGGTCCGAGACCGCAGTGAACCTCATCTCCCACGCCGCCATCGCCCTGGTCACCCACCCGGAGCAGCTGGCACTCGTGCGGGCCGGCGAGATCGGCTGGGACGCCGTGATCGAGGAGACCCTCCGCCGCGATGCGCCGATCATGCACATGCCCCTGCGCTACGCGGTCGAGGACATCGACCTCGGTGACGTCGTGATCAAGAAGGGTGATGCGATCCTCCTCGCCTTCGGCGCCGCGGGCCGTGACCCCGCCGTCCACGGGGATGGTGCCTGCGAGTTCGACGCCACCCGCGAGTCCATGGACCACCTGGCCTTCGGCCACGGCGTCCACTTCTGCCTGGGCGCGCCGCTGGGCCGGATGGAGGCCGACATCGCGCTCCGGGCACTGTTCGGCGCCTTCCCGGACCTCGCCCTCGCCGTGCCCGAGAGCGAACTCGTCCCGCAGGCCTCCTTCATCGCCCACGGCTACCAGCAGCTGCCGGTGATCCTGCGGCCCGCAGAGGTCGCGGCCGTCTGA